The region GCGGGGACCGAGGCGGGCACCGCGGCCGGGTCTTTCGGCGTCCCGAGGTACATCACGCCGATGAGCCGCAGGTAGTACACCGCTCCGATCGCCGCGTTGACGGCCGCGATGACCACCAGGATGCGGTACATGCCTTTCATCGGCGTGTCGGTCGGGGCGTCGAACGCGCTCAGGAACACCAGGAACTTCCCGGCGAACCCGGCCGTCAGCGGCATCCCGATCATGCTAAACAAGAGGACGGCGAACGCGCCGGCCGCGACCGGGTTCGACTTCGCCACCCCGGCCAGGTCGGCCACCGTCTCGGTCGACCGGCCCGGGCCGTTCAGGTGGGCGATGACCGCGATGGCGCCGACCGTCATCAGGCCGTAAGCCACGAGGTAAACGAGCAGGGCGTCCGGCCCGGTCACGCCCGGGACCGCTCCCCGACCCGTCGTCAGGCTCGCCGCGACGACCAGCCCGATCAACATGTACCCGCCGTGCGCGATCCCGGAGTAAGCAAGTAGCCGCTTCAAATTGTCCTGCAGAAGTGCCAGGAAGTTTCCGAACGTCATGGTCACGACCGCGACGACCCAGAGGGTGAGCGGGACGAGCGTGCGGGCGGCATCGAACGGGATCTGGTCGGCCGACGGGGTCAGGAAGCCGAGGAGCCGCGCGAGGGCGATGAACCCGGCCACCTTCGGGACGAACGCGATCTGGGCGACCACGCCGGTCGGCCCGCCCTCGTACACGTCCGGGGCGTAGAAGTGGAACGGCACCGCCGTCACCCGGAAGCCGAGCCCGGCCACCACCATGATGATCGCGACCAGGGCCATCGGGCTGACGCCGGCGGTCCGGTGGGCCTCGGTCAACCCGTCCAGAATCGCCCCGATGTTCGTCGACCCGGTCAGGCCGAACAGGTAGCTGAACCCGAACAGCAAGATACCGGACGACAAGATACTGAGCAGGAAATACTTTACCGCCGCTTCCTGCCCCGCCTTCGTTCGGGCGGGCAGGTAGAGCAGGATGTACGTCGGGATCGAGATCAGTTCCAGCGCGAGGAACAGGGCGACGAGGTCGTTAGCCCGGCCGACCAGGGACGTGCCGGCGACGACCACGAGCAGGCACGCGACGTACTCGGCCGCGGTCTCGTCCGCCAACTCGGCCCAGCTAATCAACAAGAAGATTGCCCCGGCCCCGAGCGCGAGCCACCGGACGAACGCGGCCGCGCCGGTTGGGTCGAACGGGGCGATCGACCGAGCCGCATACGGGGTGCCCTCGACCACCTTCCAGAAGTCGGCGACCTCGTGCCGGCCGACCAGCACCGCCGCGACGACGGCCCCGATCAGGCCCACCCACCCGATGACGAACGCCGGGCACCGCTTGGCGCGGAGCAGGCCGACCACAAAGAGGAGGCACGCGACCCCGACCAGCACCATCTCGGGCACGACGAGCTGGACCGCGCCGGTCAGAAACTCTTGTTGGACCTGGAGCAGCGACTTCACGGCGGGCGGTCCTCGGGGGCGCGGCGGGCCTGGCGGAACAGGGGGCGGTCAACGATCAACAGTCAACCCAGAGCGTTGCCCTGGGCTGAGCAGACCACCCAGGGCGTTGCCCTGGGCTGAGAACCGTCAGTCCTTCGGACTGAAGAACAGCGGTTGTTGGTCCATCCGCCTAATGTTCGGCGGAAAAATTCTTCCGCAGTAGTGGTTCATAGCGTTCTTCAGTCCGAAGGACTGACGGTTCTCAGCCCAGGGCAACGCCCTGGGGTTCGCCCGACGAACCCCAAACGGCATCTACTTCTTGGGCGTCGGGGCCGGCGCGGCAGCCGGCGGTCCCTTCTCGTCGGCGCCCTTGGGATTGCCGCCCTTGGGATTGCCGCCCTTGGGGTTCCCGCCTTTAGGATTGCCACCCTTGGGGTTTCCACCCCCGCCCGGGCCACCGGCGGCAGCCCCGAACGGCTGCGGCACCCCACCCCGGAACGGCGGAGCCGGGTTCTTGATCGGGCGGTCCTCGATCGACGCCCCGGCCGCCCGCTCGCGGGCCTGCAGGCCGATCGTCGCGACGACCGCCACATCGGCCTTCATGGTGTCGATGACCGGCTGGGGATAGACGCCGAGGTACAGGCAGGCGGCTGCAGGCAGGCCGAACGCGATCCACTCGCGGACGCTGAGGTCTTTGGGGGTACTGACAACGGCGGCCGGCTCCCGGAGCGGCCCGAAGACCACCCGGCGGATCATCGTGAGTACGTACCACGCGGACAGGAAGACCCCGATCGCCGCGGCCGCCGCCAGACCGTACCCGGCGGCCCGCGTGTACGACGGGTCGAACAGACCGGCCAGCATCAGCATTTCGCTCACGAAGTTGTTCAGCCCCGGCAACCCGATGCCCGCGAGGGCGATCACGAACAGCAGGAACGTGAACGCCGGGTACTTCGCCATCAACCCGCCGTACTGGTTCATGTCCAGCGTCCGGTACCGGTCGAGCAGGAACGCGAGCAACGCGAACATCGCCCCGGTCGCCAGCCCGTGGTTGACCATGTGCAGGGACGCACCCGTCATCCCTTCGGTGTTTAAGGTAAACAGGGCGGCCACCAGGAACCCGAGGTGGGACACGCTGCTGTACGCGGTCAGGAGCTTGATGTCCTTCTGGGCGTACGCGCAGAACGCCCCGTACACGATCCCGGCCGCCCCGAGGGTGCCGAACACCGCCAGGCCGTAGGCCGCCGCCGGGTCCGGAGACAGGGGCAGGACGATCCGCAGGATGCCATACGTCCCGAGCTTGCCGAGCAGGGCAGCCAGCAGGACCGTCACCCCGATCGGCGCCTCGTTGTACGCGGCCGGCAGCCAGGTGTGGAACGGCACGATCGGCACCTTGACGGCAAACCCCGCCATCAGCGCGAAGAACAGCCACACCTGAACGGCCCGGTAGGAGGCGTTGTCGGCCGCGGCTGCCGCTTTCTCGTCTTCGGACCGCTTCAGTTCGCTCCGGGCGGCGTCCGCGGCCCGCCTGAGTTGGGCGTCCGCGGGGGCGGCGGCCGCCTTGGCGTCGGCGGCCTTCGCTACGTCGGCTTGAAAAGCGGCTTTCGCGGCCGTGTACCGCGCGCCGAAGTCCTTGAACTTCGCCCACGCCGAGACGCTCTTCATCAGCACCGGCAGCGAGAACGTCCGCGGGCCCGGTCGCGGCGCCAGATAGTGGCCGTTCGGCGGGTCGGCCGGCTGGTTGAAGTACGGCATCTTGCTGTCGCCGTACGGGTTCAGCGGGACCGGGTTGGTGAGGATCACGCCGATCAACCCGGTCAGGGTGATCAGGCTGCCGAACAGCGTGTACAGGAAAAACCGCCGGGCCGCGTCCCGCGGGGCCGGGCCGGAGCCCCAAGAGCCGATCAGGAAGAACGACGGGATCAACGTCAGCTCGAAAAACACGTAGAAGAGAACCACGTCGAACGCGGTGAACGCCCCGAGGAGGGCGGACTGGAGGACGAACAGCCAGGCGTAGAACCCGGCCGCCCGGTCGCCGATCGCGTCCCACGAGACCAGGACCGCCACGACGGTCATCAGGCTCGTGAGCAGCACGAGCCACACGTTCAGGCCGTCCAGCCCGATGAAGAACTGGATCGAGGTCGGCGCCTGGATGGTGGGCGGGTCGAGCGTGAACACGTCCCAATTGGTCGCGTTCGTGTCGGACTCGGGCGACCCGAGGACCGCCGGGTCACCCGGGACGAACAGCGGCGAGAACCCCGCCTCGCCCCGCTGCACGGCCCGGGCCATCGGGGTCTCGCCGCGGGCGGACAATACGGGGGCGGCGAACAGGACGACCCCGCCGGTCAGCACCAGGTGGGCGAGCGCCAGCCACAGCGCGAGCCGCCGCGGGTTCACCCCGCGCGTGCCGGCCAGGGCCAAGGCGAGCGCCCCGGCGAGCGGCGCGAGGACCACGGCCAACAGCGCGATCCGAAGGTATATCGTTGGGTTGTCCATGGCGGAAAGCTCTCGGCCCGTCCGGGCAGGTCAGCGGGTCGAGCGGAACACGATGACGGTGACGTAGACGGCCAACCCGAGCACCATGCCCAGGGCGTAAAACTGCACGAGTCCGTTTTGCAGCGGCCGCAGGACGGCGCCGACGAACCGCGGGACGAAACTGATCAACTCGGCCAGCCAACTTACCAGCACGTCGAACTGTCGGCCGGCGGTGGCCAGCCCCTCGGCCGGGCGGACCAGGGCTGCGGCATAGACCTCGTCCACGTACAACTTGTTCCGGGACAGGTTGAACACGCCGGTGAGTCCCGCCGGCACGTGTTCCGGGCCGCCCTTGCCGTACAGCCGCCACGCCAGCCCGATGCCGGCCAGGGCGACGATCGTGCTGACCGCGGCGACGGTCAGATTCAGGTGCGGGGTCGGGGGCTCGACCTCGCGGGCGCCGCCGGGGATGTTGCGGGCGAGTTCGTTCGCCTTCAGGATCGCGGGCGTCTTGGCCAGGAAGCCGCTGAAGCTGTGCCCGAGCGGTTCGGCGACCGCCCCGGCCCCGACGGCCCCGACGGCCAGCACGATCAGCGGGATGAGCATCCCCCACGGCGATTCGTGGGCGTGGCCGTGGGCTTCCTCCGGAATCTTGACTTCGCCGAAGAACGTCAGGAAGTACGCGCGGAAGGTGTAGAACGCGGTCAACCCGGCCGTCACGACGGCCACGGCCAGGACGATCCAGTAAACGTCGTGGTTCGGCCCGTGCGCCTCGGCCGCTTCGTACAGGCTATCGAGGATCTGGTCCTTGCTCCAGAAGCCGGACAGCAGCGGGAACCCGGCGAGGGCCGCGGCCCCGGCGAGGAACGTCAGGTGCGTGACCGGCATGACCTTGCGGAGACCGCCGAACCGCCGCATGTCGATCACGTTCCCCATCGCGTGCATGACCGAGCCGGACCCGAGGAACAGGAGCGCCTTGAAGAAGGCGTGCGTGAACAGGTGGAAGATGGCGGCTGTCACGGCCAGGCTCGGCGCGACTTGCCCGCCGCACCCGAGGGCCATGAACATGAACCCGAGTTGGCTCACCGTCGAATACGCGAGAACCCGCTTCAGGTCTGTCTGGGCGACCGCGATGAACGCCGCGAGCAGGGCCGTCGCTCCACCGATCAGGGAGACGACGAGCTGGGCGTCCGGGGCCAGGACGAACAGCGGCGAGCAGCGGGCGAGCAGGTAAACGCCGGCCGTCACCATCGTCGCCGCGTGGATCAGTGCGGAGACCGGCGTCGGGCCTTCCATCGCGTCCGGCAGCCAGACGTACAGCGGCAGCTGGGCCGACTTGCCGACCGCCCCGCAGAACAAGAGCAGGCAGGCGGCCGTCATCCGGTGGTGAGTTTCCGGGTGGTCGGCGATGTACTTGAAGAGGTCGTTCAGGTTCGTGTGGTAGTTGCCAGTTTGCCAGAGCAGGAAGATGCCCAGGATCAGCCCCACGTCCCCGAGCCGGGTAACGAGGAACGCTTTGCGTGCAGCGGCGGCGGCCGACGGCTTCGCGTAGTAATACCCGACGAGCAGGTAGCTACAGAGGCCCACCCCTTCCCACCCGGCAACTAACAGGAAGAAGTTATTCGCCAGCACCAGCAGGCACATGGCGAACACGAACAGGCTCATCACCGAAAAGTACCGGGCGTACCCCTCGTCCCCGTGCATGTAACTGGCCGAGAAGATCGCGATCCAGGTGGCGACGAACGTGATTGTCGCCAGCATGATGGACGACAGTGGGTCGACGGTGATCGAGAAGCTGACGTCGAAACTGCCGGCCCCGAACCAGATGTAAGCCGGGTCGTAGGAGAGCGCGGGCAGTGTGAACGCGATCTGCTCGCCTTCCGCCCCGGCGACCTTGACGAGCCCGAGCAGCGCGAAAACGGCGCTGCCGGCAAACGCGAGGACGGTCGGGACGTGGGCGTAGTGGGCGATCTTGTGGCCCGCGGCTCCCATCAGCGCCGCGACGATGGCGGCCGCGAGCGGGAGCAGGAGGGCAACGAGTGCGTAGCCGGTCGGGTCAGACACGGACGGGTTCCTCCGTGGCGGCGGGCTTCCGGCCGGCGGTGGGCAACTTGGGGTCGTCCAGCGGTTTGGGCTCGACCGGCAGCGGTTCGGTGTCGACCGTGGCCGACAGCCCTTCCTCGCGGAGGCTTTGCCACGCGCCGGAGTCGAGCGTCTTCCCGCGGCGGTACATGGTGAGGAAGAGAGCCAGGGCCAAGCCCGCCTCGCACGCGGCGACGGTGATGACGAACAGGGCGAAGACCTGCCCGTTGATCGTGCCGTGGTAGCGGCCGAACGCGAGCAGGTTCAGGACGACGCCCTGGAGCATCATCTCCGAACAAAGGAACATGGTGATCAGGTTCCGGCGGGACAGAAACCCGACCAGCCCGATCCCGAACAGCACGGCCCCGACGGCCAGATAGTGCCAGAGCGAAATCACGCCGCGCCCCCCTGTTTACGGTGGGCGATGGCGACCGCCCCGATGGTGGCGACGAGGAGCAGGGTTCCGGCCATTTCGACCGCCAGCAGGTGTTCGGAATAAAGGGCGTACCCGATCGCCGCCACGTTCCGGGCGGGCAAGTCGCCGCGGCCGGCGAGTCGCAGCACGTCGTTCCGCAGGACGAGGAGCTGGTCGTGGGCTGCGTTCAGGTCCGGGTTCGGTCCCAGGAGCAGGTTCTCGATGTCGTCGAAGGTCTGTTGGCTCTTAATCTTCAGCGCCTGGGTTTGCTTGGCCGTGGTCGGCGGGAACGGGACGGCCCGCGTGGGTCGGGCCACGTCCGCCGGGATCGACTGGCCGGCTTCCGCGGACGACGTCCCGATGAGGGCGAGGCGGTCGCGCGTCTTGGCGTTGAAGTCGCGGCCGAGCAGTTCGTCTTTTGTCCCTGATTTCGCGGCCCGATCGAGTTCCGTGGCGATCTCCCGGAGGATGGCCTTGTCGGTCATACCCGGCGGGGCGGACGGGAGGGGGAAGCCGTCGACCGGGCTCTCGCCCGCGTCGGCCGCGGCGGGGGAACTCAGGTACAGCGTAAACAACACCAGCCCGGCGAACGCCAGTCCACCGAGACTGCCGAGCAGCGGCTCGCGGCTCCGGTCGTTTTCGTCGGACGGCCCGCCCGCGTGCGACAGCATCAGCACGAACAGGAACGTCACGATGATCGCGCCGGCGTAGATGATGATGGTCGCGGCCATCAGGAACGGCGCGGCGAGGAGCAGGAACAAGCCGCACGAACTGAGGATGACGAAGGCGAAGGCCATCGCGCCGCGGGCGGGATTCTTTTGCGTGACTAGGATGCCGCCGAACAGCACCGCCCCGCCCGAGAAGAGCCAGAACAACACCTGCCCGACGATGTCCCCCGCCGGCTTTCCGAACGCGGTGTAGAGGAACGCGCCAGTCGCGACCGCCGAGGCGATGGCGAGGAAGGTTCCGAGCGCGACCGACCGGCCGCGGGGCCGGGGGAGCAGGAAGTAGAATCCGAGCGTCCCGAGGACGACGGCCGCGGCCACCTGCCCGGAGGCGACGCGACCGGCGGGAGTGTCGAAGATCGCGGCTAGTGGGGTCATTCGCGGCTCGTGAATTCGTTCACAAAGTCAGTGATTGTGGTATGGACTCGACCCGCGGGCGTCAGCCCTGGGTCGGCGACGGGGTCGGGAATCCGGTGGTTTTCACTGCGAAACTGGGGCGGCGGGCGCGTTTTACTTTTGGGGCGGCGCCTCGGAGGCCGGGCCGAGTTTCCCGGCCTGTGTGCGGACGGGGTCGGTCCCCGCCTTGGTGGTCATGTCGAAGACACTGAGCAGCTTTTCCTTGTCGAAGATCATCTGTTCGCGGCTGAGCCCGGTCAGGTCGTAGAGGGTGGTGAGTTCGATCGCGTCGACCGGGCACGCCTCCTCGCACATCCCGCAGTAGATGCAGCGGAGTTCGTCGATGACGAACGTCTCGGGGTACTTCTCGCGATCGGTCCAGCCGACGGGCGCGGGGGCGGCGACGATGTCGATGCAGTGGGCAGGGCAGGCGGTCGCGCACATGTAGCACGCCACGCACTTCACGTGACCGTCGTGGTCGCGGTTGAGCCGGTGAACGCCGCGGTAATTCGCGGGCAACTTCGGCTCCTGCTCCGGGTACTGCTCCGTGACCTTCTTCTGGAACATGTGGCTGATGGTGGTCGTCAGCCCGTCCATCACGAGTGGTAGGTAGAGCTGCCCGAACAGGCCGAGTTTCGGTTCCTGCACCCACTTCACGTCTTGTTCGGCGATCGGCATGATCTTGTCCCGCAGGTCCGAAGTCCGAAGAACATTGTGTTTCCCGCCCCTCTGGGGCGGCCGGGCGTAGACCCGGGCGGGAGCCCGGGGACACCTGCCCGAGTCATCATCCCGAATCAGTCTGATTGAGCAGGCGTGCGGTCGGCGCCCGGTGTCCCCGGGCTCCCGCCCGGGTCTACGTTAGGCCGCCCCGGAGGGGCGGAAAACCAACCTACACCCCCACCGTCTCCCGCACCGCGTGCTTCGCCGGCCGCCGCGGCAGGTTGTTCGGTCCGCCGCTCCGGGCCGCGATGAACCCCGCCCCGACGAACAGCGCCAGCGACATCCCGGTCAATGACACCAACGGCAGGTTGAACTGGCGGACGATCAGCGCTGCGACCAGGTGCAGCAGCGCCAGCGGCATCATCACCTTCCACGCCAGGGTCATGAGCTGGTCGAACCGGAAGCGGGGGATCGTCCAGCGGACGAGCAGGTAGAGTCCCACGAAGGCCGTCATCTTGCCGCCGAGGATGGCCGTCTTGAGGACGGCCGAGCCGATCGGGTCGGTGACGAGGTCTTCCACCCCGAACAGGCTCCAGCCGCCCCAGAACAGGATCGACATCAGGAAGCTGGTCGTGATCATGTGGATGTATTCGGCCATCAGCATCAGGCCGAGCTTCATGCTGCTGCTGTATTCGGTGTGGTAGCCGCCCACGAGTTCCTGTTCGGCTTCCGGCAGGTCGAACGGCAGGCGGTTACATTCGGCGTACACGCTGGTCATGAACAGGAGGAACGCCAGCGGCTGGTAGAACAGGTTCCACCCGTGCTTGGCCTGCCACGCGATGATCGTTTCCAGGTTCATCGACCCGGCGAACAGCAGCACGCCGACGACCGACATGCCGAGCGGGATCTCGTAGCTGATGATCTGGGCGGACGACCGGAGCGAGCCGAGCAGAGAATACTTGTTGTTGGCCGACCAGCCCGCCAGGATCACGCCGTACACGGCCAGCGACCCGATGGCGAACGAGTACAGGATGCCGATGTCCAGGCCCGGCACGATCACCATCGAAAAGTGGCTGGCGTACTCGGCTTGCGTCTCGTTGAATGCGGCCAGCGTCTCCTGCGGCCCCGGCGGGGCGACCGTGGTGCCGACCGGGACGACCGCCAGCGCCAGGAGCGCGGTGCTGAACGCGACAATCGGGGCCAGCACGAAGAAGATCTTGTCCACGTGGGACGGGATGACTTCTTCCTTGAGGAAGAGCTTCCCGCCGTCCGCGATCGGCTGGAGCAGGCCGAACGGCCCGACGCGGTTCGGCCCGAGCCGGTCCTGCACCCACGCGGCCACCTTCCGCTCGGCCAGGATCAGGTACGCGACGAACCCCTGAGTGAAGGCGATCACGCCCGCGATCAGCAGTCCGGTATACAGCAGGTTGAACTCGGGCATAATCACTCACTCTTCACAAGGACCGGGTCGCACCCCGATTCCTGATTTCCGACGCGATCCTTGTCCTTGGCGTATGGCCGGAGAACGCACCTAACCACGGTACTCTTCAGTCCGAAGGACTGGTGGTTCTCAGCCCAGGGCAACGCCCTGGGTTAAGATGTCCCAGGGCGTTGCCCTGGGCTGAGAACCACCAGTCCTTCGGACTGAAGAACTGCGGCCGTGCTTTCCAACACGATCCGTCATCCGGTAATCGGGCCTCACATCCCCGGTAATCGGGCCTCACATCCCTTCTTGCCCATCAAATCGTCTGCAATTCCAGCCGCTTGCCCGCCTTCGGCGCCTTCTCTTCGGCTAGGTGCGCAAACGCGGCGATCGCCTTGGCCACTTCCTTGCGGATCGCGGCGGCCTGCACCAACCCGCGACGGCCGAGCAGGTCGAAGGCGATCTGCAACTCGCTCCGGGCTTCCTTCGGCGGCAGCGTGGCGCGGGGGAAGGTCTGGGCGAGACCGGCGTGGTTGACGAACGTGCCGTCCTTCTCGAAGGACGCCGTGGCCGGGAGGACGTACTTCGCGGCGGCCGTCAGCGCGGTCGGGAAGAGGTCTTGCACGACCAGCAGCGCGGGGGCGGTCCAGCCCGACCCGACAGCCGCTTCGACCGCTTCCTTGTTCGGGTAGCCGCCGACGAAGACCAGCGCGGCGAGCGAGCCGGCCTTCGCCGCCACGTCTGCGAACGGGATCACCGAGCCCTGGAACTGCTTCAACACGGCCTCGACGCCGCGGCGGTTCGGGCACTTCTCGGCGCGGATGGTGAACTTGGTCGGCTCGACCGCGTTGCCC is a window of Fimbriiglobus ruber DNA encoding:
- a CDS encoding NADH-quinone oxidoreductase subunit N, which gives rise to MKSLLQVQQEFLTGAVQLVVPEMVLVGVACLLFVVGLLRAKRCPAFVIGWVGLIGAVVAAVLVGRHEVADFWKVVEGTPYAARSIAPFDPTGAAAFVRWLALGAGAIFLLISWAELADETAAEYVACLLVVVAGTSLVGRANDLVALFLALELISIPTYILLYLPARTKAGQEAAVKYFLLSILSSGILLFGFSYLFGLTGSTNIGAILDGLTEAHRTAGVSPMALVAIIMVVAGLGFRVTAVPFHFYAPDVYEGGPTGVVAQIAFVPKVAGFIALARLLGFLTPSADQIPFDAARTLVPLTLWVVAVVTMTFGNFLALLQDNLKRLLAYSGIAHGGYMLIGLVVAASLTTGRGAVPGVTGPDALLVYLVAYGLMTVGAIAVIAHLNGPGRSTETVADLAGVAKSNPVAAGAFAVLLFSMIGMPLTAGFAGKFLVFLSAFDAPTDTPMKGMYRILVVIAAVNAAIGAVYYLRLIGVMYLGTPKDPAAVPASVPARWPLAAAVVCAVATVVLGAYPKPLVDAARAALPVKDDQPAAVADAGQP
- a CDS encoding complex I subunit 4 family protein, translating into MDNPTIYLRIALLAVVLAPLAGALALALAGTRGVNPRRLALWLALAHLVLTGGVVLFAAPVLSARGETPMARAVQRGEAGFSPLFVPGDPAVLGSPESDTNATNWDVFTLDPPTIQAPTSIQFFIGLDGLNVWLVLLTSLMTVVAVLVSWDAIGDRAAGFYAWLFVLQSALLGAFTAFDVVLFYVFFELTLIPSFFLIGSWGSGPAPRDAARRFFLYTLFGSLITLTGLIGVILTNPVPLNPYGDSKMPYFNQPADPPNGHYLAPRPGPRTFSLPVLMKSVSAWAKFKDFGARYTAAKAAFQADVAKAADAKAAAAPADAQLRRAADAARSELKRSEDEKAAAAADNASYRAVQVWLFFALMAGFAVKVPIVPFHTWLPAAYNEAPIGVTVLLAALLGKLGTYGILRIVLPLSPDPAAAYGLAVFGTLGAAGIVYGAFCAYAQKDIKLLTAYSSVSHLGFLVAALFTLNTEGMTGASLHMVNHGLATGAMFALLAFLLDRYRTLDMNQYGGLMAKYPAFTFLLFVIALAGIGLPGLNNFVSEMLMLAGLFDPSYTRAAGYGLAAAAAIGVFLSAWYVLTMIRRVVFGPLREPAAVVSTPKDLSVREWIAFGLPAAACLYLGVYPQPVIDTMKADVAVVATIGLQARERAAGASIEDRPIKNPAPPFRGGVPQPFGAAAGGPGGGGNPKGGNPKGGNPKGGNPKGGNPKGADEKGPPAAAPAPTPKK
- the nuoL gene encoding NADH-quinone oxidoreductase subunit L, yielding MSDPTGYALVALLLPLAAAIVAALMGAAGHKIAHYAHVPTVLAFAGSAVFALLGLVKVAGAEGEQIAFTLPALSYDPAYIWFGAGSFDVSFSITVDPLSSIMLATITFVATWIAIFSASYMHGDEGYARYFSVMSLFVFAMCLLVLANNFFLLVAGWEGVGLCSYLLVGYYYAKPSAAAAARKAFLVTRLGDVGLILGIFLLWQTGNYHTNLNDLFKYIADHPETHHRMTAACLLLFCGAVGKSAQLPLYVWLPDAMEGPTPVSALIHAATMVTAGVYLLARCSPLFVLAPDAQLVVSLIGGATALLAAFIAVAQTDLKRVLAYSTVSQLGFMFMALGCGGQVAPSLAVTAAIFHLFTHAFFKALLFLGSGSVMHAMGNVIDMRRFGGLRKVMPVTHLTFLAGAAALAGFPLLSGFWSKDQILDSLYEAAEAHGPNHDVYWIVLAVAVVTAGLTAFYTFRAYFLTFFGEVKIPEEAHGHAHESPWGMLIPLIVLAVGAVGAGAVAEPLGHSFSGFLAKTPAILKANELARNIPGGAREVEPPTPHLNLTVAAVSTIVALAGIGLAWRLYGKGGPEHVPAGLTGVFNLSRNKLYVDEVYAAALVRPAEGLATAGRQFDVLVSWLAELISFVPRFVGAVLRPLQNGLVQFYALGMVLGLAVYVTVIVFRSTR
- the nuoK gene encoding NADH-quinone oxidoreductase subunit NuoK, with amino-acid sequence MISLWHYLAVGAVLFGIGLVGFLSRRNLITMFLCSEMMLQGVVLNLLAFGRYHGTINGQVFALFVITVAACEAGLALALFLTMYRRGKTLDSGAWQSLREEGLSATVDTEPLPVEPKPLDDPKLPTAGRKPAATEEPVRV
- a CDS encoding NADH-quinone oxidoreductase subunit J; this encodes MTPLAAIFDTPAGRVASGQVAAAVVLGTLGFYFLLPRPRGRSVALGTFLAIASAVATGAFLYTAFGKPAGDIVGQVLFWLFSGGAVLFGGILVTQKNPARGAMAFAFVILSSCGLFLLLAAPFLMAATIIIYAGAIIVTFLFVLMLSHAGGPSDENDRSREPLLGSLGGLAFAGLVLFTLYLSSPAAADAGESPVDGFPLPSAPPGMTDKAILREIATELDRAAKSGTKDELLGRDFNAKTRDRLALIGTSSAEAGQSIPADVARPTRAVPFPPTTAKQTQALKIKSQQTFDDIENLLLGPNPDLNAAHDQLLVLRNDVLRLAGRGDLPARNVAAIGYALYSEHLLAVEMAGTLLLVATIGAVAIAHRKQGGAA
- a CDS encoding NuoI/complex I 23 kDa subunit family protein — protein: MPIAEQDVKWVQEPKLGLFGQLYLPLVMDGLTTTISHMFQKKVTEQYPEQEPKLPANYRGVHRLNRDHDGHVKCVACYMCATACPAHCIDIVAAPAPVGWTDREKYPETFVIDELRCIYCGMCEEACPVDAIELTTLYDLTGLSREQMIFDKEKLLSVFDMTTKAGTDPVRTQAGKLGPASEAPPQK
- the nuoH gene encoding NADH-quinone oxidoreductase subunit NuoH, whose translation is MPEFNLLYTGLLIAGVIAFTQGFVAYLILAERKVAAWVQDRLGPNRVGPFGLLQPIADGGKLFLKEEVIPSHVDKIFFVLAPIVAFSTALLALAVVPVGTTVAPPGPQETLAAFNETQAEYASHFSMVIVPGLDIGILYSFAIGSLAVYGVILAGWSANNKYSLLGSLRSSAQIISYEIPLGMSVVGVLLFAGSMNLETIIAWQAKHGWNLFYQPLAFLLFMTSVYAECNRLPFDLPEAEQELVGGYHTEYSSSMKLGLMLMAEYIHMITTSFLMSILFWGGWSLFGVEDLVTDPIGSAVLKTAILGGKMTAFVGLYLLVRWTIPRFRFDQLMTLAWKVMMPLALLHLVAALIVRQFNLPLVSLTGMSLALFVGAGFIAARSGGPNNLPRRPAKHAVRETVGV